A window of Vespa velutina chromosome 15, iVesVel2.1, whole genome shotgun sequence contains these coding sequences:
- the LOC124954544 gene encoding sine oculis-binding protein homolog isoform X2, producing MSELLGWYGYEKVDSGYTRGLNLDHFAPVATSKHTLPEMDRQFIFNGASSRSPMVTNHQSAFSHSLRTKLIPSYYSNEISKNPDKVSATSSLEIKTLPSTSRLPYHNDSTSSSPDEMTDVGHRVISCSWCGRIGETWEPGRTNPLSCGMVNALGQFCSEACFAAGRRAAFKRARTCDWCRHVRNPISYVDFQDGESQLQFCSDKCLNQYKMNIFCRETETHLALHGLTAIPSQSDSGKGGGGLITPELWLRNCQSPRSSTEEILIVDDESISRLSPLSQNVEIDRKESIDVAKSENMSLKIIRRNSFCTRTDVNTTSRAFVRKTENADEKMSEDGESIRETVKETLKDQEYQKYYHCANDRIHCRLPYSDSNLLNLSQSGSSFVDHNKQHMIGNPMDGGELHDRHQIYKSAMEQKTDIHVKNVKGLRGRESRSRENVRYSQQRKFRKSSPWIPETSSSPIQSEAAPSPGSCTDESRQRKYPSDLRMYTDTPSVHPVQSQFSAQAPSTSLLPPVTILVPYPIPIPIPVPIPIPLPTSIFAKFLTEKKETDSDRKSSTSDNLTDSVISMTDHTRSVKTNSPSETPPGPDKCHFTVISSNSDSEHSTAISSKNIVSKSSTRSLRKKKRVNENTESTDRQSTKRRSKFLTT from the exons AATGGGGCTTCGTCGAGATCGCCGATGGTTACTAATCATCAATCGgccttttctcattctctacGAACGAAATTAATTCCTTCCTATTATTCTAACGAAATTTCGAAGAATCCCGATAAAGTTTCGGCAACTTCTTCCTTAGAAATCAAAACTTTACCGTCTACCTCACGATTACCTTATCACAACGACTCAACTTCGAGTAGTCCAG ATGAAATGACGGACGTCGGACACAGAGTAATATCCTGTTCTTGGTGTGGACGAATCGGTGAGACGTGGGAACCAGGAAGAACGAATCCACTCTCTTGCGGAATGGTCAATGCATTGGGACAATTTTGTAGCGAAGCATGCTTTGCTGCTGGTCGAAGGGCCGCTTTCAAGAGAGCTCGTACATGTGATTGGTGCAGACACGTACGAAATCCGATCAGTTACGTTGATTTTCAG gatGGCGAAAGTCAGCTTCAATTTTGTAGCGACAAGTGCTTGAATCAatacaaaatgaatatattttgtcGAGAGACCGAGACTCACCTTGCCCTCCACGGACTTACCGCGATCCCTTCCCAGAGTGATTCTGGAAAGGGTGGTGGTGGACTAATAACACCCGAGCTTTGGCTTCGAAACTGTCAATCACCACGTAGTTCGACGGAGGAAATCCTTATCGTCGACGACGAGTCGATTAGTAGGCTCTCGCCTTTGTCTCAGAACGTCGAAATCGATCGTAAGGAATCGATCGATGTTGCGAAATCTGAAAATATGTCTCTCAAGATAATTAGAAGAAATTCCTTTTGCACGCGAACGGACGTTAATACAACATCGAGAGCATTCGTAAGGAAGACGGAGAACGCAGATGAGAAGATGAGCGAGGACGGCGAAAGTATTCGCGAGACCGTTAAGGAAACATTGAAAGATCAAGAATATCAAAAGTATTATCATTGCGCGAACGATCGTATACATTGTAGACTTCCTTATTCCGATTCGAATTTGTTAAATCTTAGCCAATCAGGATCGTCTTTCGTAGATCATAACAAACAACATATGATAGGAAACCCGATGGACGGTGGTGAATTGCACGATAGGCATCAGATCTATAAATCTGCTATGGAACAAAAAACTGATATACACGTGAAGAACGTGAAAGGATTGCGAGGTAGAGAATCCAGAAGTCGGGAAAATGTTCGATACTCTCAACAGAGGAAATTTCGAAAATCCTCCCCTTGGATTCCGGAGACATCTTCGTCGCCTATACAGTCGGAGGCAGCGCCTTCGCCTGGCTCCTGTACCGACGAATCCAGACAACGCAAATATCCCTCGGATCTCAGGATGTATACCGACACGCCATCGGTTCATCCTGTTCAATCCCAATTTTCGGCCCAAGCTCCGTCCACATCGTTGTTACCTCCCGTGACGATACTCGTACCTTATCCTATACCAATACCAATTCCAGTTCCTATACCTATACCACTTCCCACATCGATCTTTGCCAAATTTCTAactgagaagaaagaaacggacTCCGATCGAAAGAGTTCTACCTCGGACAATTTAACGGATAGCGTTATCTCTATGACGGATCATACGAGATCCGTAAAAACCAATTCCCCGTCTGAGACTCCTCCGGGACCGGACAAGTGTCACTTTACGGTGATTTCTTCCAATAGCGACAGTGAACATTCTACCGCGATATCGAGTAAGAACATAGTTTCGAAAAGTTCTACGAGGTcgttgagaaagaagaaacgcgtTAATGAGAATACGGAAAGTACCGATCGTCAATCAACCAAGCGAAGAAGTAAATTTCTAACGACTTAG